A DNA window from Sulfitobacter noctilucicola contains the following coding sequences:
- a CDS encoding TRAP transporter small permease subunit, with translation MAGSAAVLEDSSLLSKLDRMLLPIERFCALLSGLAIFSLMFLAAYSVTGRKFFGSPMMGYVDYIEAAMPIIAIMGVSYVQRDGTHIRMDMLVSALKGRMLWFFELVSVLLILILIVALTYGAWEHFDRSFDCARPLCSRDSSIDVGIPIWPSKLVVPVAFGVLVLRLLLQTWGYGRALILGLENPVAVPLNLTIAEQAMIEAKSLEGLTDGTD, from the coding sequence ATGGCAGGCTCAGCCGCCGTGCTGGAAGATTCCAGCCTATTAAGCAAACTTGACCGCATGTTACTGCCAATCGAGCGCTTCTGCGCGCTCTTGTCGGGACTTGCGATATTCTCACTCATGTTTCTGGCCGCCTATTCGGTGACGGGCCGTAAGTTCTTTGGCTCTCCCATGATGGGCTACGTCGACTATATCGAAGCAGCGATGCCTATCATCGCGATCATGGGGGTTTCCTATGTCCAGCGTGACGGTACCCACATCCGTATGGACATGCTGGTCTCCGCGCTTAAAGGACGGATGCTGTGGTTCTTCGAGCTGGTCTCGGTACTTTTGATCCTGATCCTGATCGTGGCGCTGACCTACGGCGCATGGGAGCACTTTGACCGGTCGTTTGACTGCGCACGCCCCCTTTGCAGTCGCGACAGCTCGATCGACGTCGGCATCCCCATTTGGCCCAGCAAACTTGTTGTGCCGGTTGCCTTTGGTGTACTTGTGCTGCGCCTTTTGCTGCAAACGTGGGGGTATGGCCGTGCGCTGATCCTCGGGCTGGAAAATCCGGTGGCCGTGCCGCTGAACCTGACCATTGCCGAACAGGCGATGATCGAAGCCAAGTCGCTGGAAGGACTGACCGATGGAACCGATTGA
- a CDS encoding TRAP transporter large permease has protein sequence MEPIEIGLWVSGGMLVFVILGMRVAFAAAMAGFVGLVWLRWNGFDYDPDRFWKAVEISVKIAGLTPHSKVSAQVLSLIPVFIMIGYLAYYAKLTTALFEACKRWFAWVPGGLAVSTVFATAGFAAVSGASVATAAVFARIAIPEMLKIGYNKQFAAGVVAAGGTLASLIPPSAILVIYAIIVEQDVGKLLLAGFIPGMFSAIVYAGMIIGIAMVWKTVGPPVTGFTWRERFESLPPASPIVLVVVIIIFFVYNPFGDAWGTPTEGGAVGAFIVFLMALYKGMRWAQLKEALLETAKLTVMIFTIIWGVLIYVRFLGFAELPDAFADWITSLEMAPIVILICILLAYAVLGMFMDAIGMLLLTLPVVYPAVMALNGGEMVAAADSAFGMSGPMCAIWFGILVVKMAEFCLITPPIGLNCFVVAGVRDDLTVQDVFKGVTPFFIADGVTIALLVAFPGIVLWLPSLAG, from the coding sequence ATGGAACCGATTGAGATTGGCCTATGGGTCTCGGGCGGCATGCTGGTGTTCGTCATCCTTGGCATGCGTGTGGCCTTTGCCGCAGCCATGGCAGGGTTTGTCGGGCTGGTTTGGTTGCGCTGGAACGGGTTCGACTATGACCCGGACCGCTTCTGGAAGGCTGTTGAGATCAGCGTCAAGATTGCAGGGCTGACACCACACTCTAAGGTATCCGCACAGGTATTGTCGCTGATCCCCGTCTTCATCATGATCGGCTATCTGGCCTATTACGCCAAATTGACCACGGCCCTGTTCGAAGCCTGCAAACGCTGGTTTGCGTGGGTGCCGGGGGGCTTGGCCGTCTCGACGGTCTTTGCCACCGCTGGCTTTGCTGCAGTTTCAGGTGCATCTGTCGCCACAGCAGCGGTCTTCGCGCGTATCGCCATCCCTGAAATGCTCAAGATCGGATACAACAAGCAATTTGCGGCCGGTGTTGTGGCCGCTGGTGGCACGCTCGCCTCGCTGATCCCGCCCTCTGCGATCCTCGTGATCTATGCGATCATTGTTGAGCAGGACGTCGGCAAACTGCTGCTGGCAGGGTTCATCCCGGGCATGTTTTCCGCAATCGTTTATGCCGGCATGATTATTGGCATCGCGATGGTCTGGAAAACGGTCGGGCCGCCCGTCACCGGTTTCACATGGCGCGAGCGTTTTGAATCCTTGCCGCCCGCGTCGCCAATCGTGCTGGTTGTCGTGATTATCATCTTTTTTGTCTACAACCCCTTCGGGGATGCTTGGGGCACGCCGACCGAGGGCGGAGCGGTGGGCGCGTTTATCGTGTTCCTGATGGCGCTTTACAAAGGCATGCGGTGGGCCCAGCTGAAAGAGGCTTTGCTAGAGACAGCAAAGCTGACAGTGATGATCTTTACGATCATCTGGGGTGTCCTGATCTATGTGCGCTTTTTGGGATTTGCCGAATTGCCCGATGCTTTCGCAGACTGGATCACCTCGCTTGAGATGGCACCGATTGTCATTCTGATCTGTATCCTGCTGGCCTACGCGGTGCTGGGCATGTTTATGGATGCGATTGGCATGCTGCTTTTGACACTGCCTGTGGTTTATCCTGCGGTCATGGCCCTAAACGGCGGCGAAATGGTCGCGGCCGCAGATTCAGCCTTTGGGATGTCGGGTCCCATGTGTGCTATCTGGTTCGGCATACTGGTTGTGAAGATGGCAGAGTTTTGCCTGATTACGCCCCCCATCGGGCTCAACTGCTTTGTTGTGGCGGGGGTGCGCGATGACCTGACGGTTCAGGATGTGTTCAAAGGTGTGACACCATTCTTCATCGCGGACGGCGTGACCATCGCGCTGCTGGTAGCATTTCCGGGGATTGTCCTGTGGCTGCCATCACTCGCTGGCTAA
- a CDS encoding AI-2E family transporter gives MENNYSVERSLRVLVLISLFATAYFARDLILPVLLGFLMALTLSPLSRALFRIGVPHTAAAILLVSGTGLVILLIAAGSAGTIAVWSDELPRMGSEIRGKLSTMSEAVEEVRSATDEVEKLSVDPEAAPEVVVKQPGLLDSAFDTMTRIGATLAVTFILALFLLSSGDLFYRKLVQAFPTLEGKKRALQTVYSIEKQVSRYLLTITIINIALGVCLWLYLTALGMPNAYVWGVAAALLNFLPYLGGFIGTLLVGAFSIVTFDTLGYALLAPIGYQVLTTLEGQFITPWLIGRRLAMNTVAVFLTVVFWGWLWGIPGALVAVPFLVVFKVICENFEPLKTVAIFLSGDDTEEVRSNKAEPLASE, from the coding sequence GTGGAAAACAACTATTCGGTAGAGAGGTCGCTGCGCGTCCTCGTGTTGATCTCATTGTTTGCCACCGCATATTTTGCCCGCGACCTGATCCTTCCCGTTCTACTCGGCTTTCTCATGGCCCTGACGCTTAGCCCCCTCTCTCGGGCGCTTTTCCGTATTGGCGTGCCGCATACCGCCGCTGCCATTTTATTGGTGTCGGGGACCGGACTGGTCATTTTGTTGATTGCTGCGGGTTCTGCAGGGACCATTGCAGTGTGGAGCGACGAGCTGCCGCGCATGGGCAGTGAAATCCGCGGCAAGCTCAGCACCATGTCCGAAGCTGTGGAGGAAGTCCGCTCTGCCACAGACGAAGTCGAAAAGCTGAGCGTTGATCCGGAAGCGGCGCCGGAAGTGGTTGTAAAACAACCGGGCCTTCTGGACTCCGCATTCGACACAATGACCCGCATAGGGGCCACGCTGGCGGTGACTTTTATCCTTGCTCTTTTCCTGCTGTCGTCCGGTGATCTTTTCTATCGCAAGCTTGTTCAGGCCTTTCCGACGCTTGAAGGGAAAAAACGTGCCCTGCAGACTGTCTATAGCATCGAAAAACAGGTTTCCCGCTACCTACTGACTATTACGATCATCAACATAGCTCTGGGCGTCTGCCTGTGGCTCTATCTGACTGCTTTGGGCATGCCCAACGCGTATGTCTGGGGGGTGGCCGCCGCTTTGCTGAACTTCCTGCCCTATCTGGGTGGGTTTATCGGGACGCTCCTCGTTGGGGCGTTCTCAATCGTGACATTTGACACGCTTGGCTACGCGCTGCTTGCCCCAATCGGATATCAGGTTCTCACGACGCTTGAAGGCCAGTTTATTACCCCGTGGTTGATTGGCCGCCGTCTGGCGATGAATACCGTTGCGGTGTTTCTGACTGTCGTGTTCTGGGGATGGCTCTGGGGTATCCCCGGTGCCTTGGTCGCGGTGCCATTCCTCGTCGTGTTCAAGGTCATTTGCGAAAACTTCGAGCCATTGAAGACGGTCGCGATCTTCCTCTCCGGTGATGACACCGAAGAGGTCCGTAGCAACAAGGCTGAACCTTTAGCCAGCGAGTGA
- a CDS encoding carboxymuconolactone decarboxylase family protein, with product MGSFDEDLFLKGLEKRKKTLGAEYVERNLAAADDFTRPFQEAMTAWCWGFGWGDDVIDAKTRSMMNLSMIGALGKMTEWEVHCKGAVNNGVSKEEIRAIIHVIGIYCGVPQALECFRVAKRVLEAEEV from the coding sequence ATGGGCAGCTTTGACGAGGATCTCTTCCTTAAAGGATTGGAGAAGCGTAAAAAGACGCTTGGTGCGGAGTACGTGGAGCGTAACCTTGCAGCAGCGGATGATTTTACCAGACCGTTTCAGGAGGCAATGACCGCTTGGTGCTGGGGCTTCGGCTGGGGAGATGACGTGATCGACGCAAAAACGCGGTCAATGATGAACCTGTCGATGATCGGGGCCTTGGGAAAGATGACTGAATGGGAGGTGCACTGCAAAGGCGCGGTGAACAACGGTGTCAGCAAAGAGGAAATTCGAGCCATTATCCACGTTATCGGCATCTATTGCGGCGTGCCTCAGGCACTGGAATGCTTCCGCGTTGCCAAACGGGTGCTGGAGGCAGAAGAAGTTTAA
- a CDS encoding nucleoside/nucleotide kinase family protein has translation MKSDPRSNVDHLLPLVMNAPRQGTRRVVAIAGPPASGKSTLAEALVAALNGAGCATQLVPMDGFHLDNRILSERGLLNRKGAPETFDAEGLLRLVGLLGSDLDLYYPVFDRALDLSIAGAGYISPQTDTIVIEGNYLMMQAPIWADMETHWDLSISITCPPDVLEERLIQRWLDHGLAEDAARARAEENDLPNARLIAASMGPADVTL, from the coding sequence ATGAAGTCTGATCCAAGGTCCAATGTCGACCATCTGCTGCCCTTGGTCATGAACGCCCCGCGTCAAGGCACACGCCGTGTCGTCGCGATTGCGGGTCCGCCCGCCAGCGGGAAGTCAACACTGGCCGAGGCGTTGGTCGCCGCATTGAACGGCGCAGGATGTGCAACGCAGCTCGTGCCGATGGATGGCTTTCATCTGGACAATCGCATCTTGTCGGAACGCGGACTGCTGAACCGCAAGGGCGCGCCGGAAACCTTCGACGCCGAAGGTTTGCTGAGGCTTGTCGGCTTGCTTGGCTCAGACCTCGATCTTTACTATCCCGTCTTTGATCGCGCTCTTGATCTGTCTATCGCGGGGGCCGGATACATCTCCCCGCAGACAGATACCATTGTAATCGAAGGGAACTACCTGATGATGCAGGCTCCAATCTGGGCCGATATGGAAACGCACTGGGATTTGTCCATCAGCATCACCTGCCCCCCTGACGTTCTGGAAGAGCGCCTTATCCAACGGTGGCTCGATCACGGCCTTGCGGAAGATGCTGCACGGGCGCGGGCAGAAGAAAACGACCTGCCCAACGCCCGCCTGATTGCGGCGTCGATGGGTCCGGCTGATGTCACCCTTTAA
- a CDS encoding AEC family transporter, which produces MQTLLEVILPVFLVIGFGYVAVWREWFPISGIDGVMRFTQNFAIPCLLFQAIAKIDLQASFNPALLVSFYTGATLCFIIGIFGARFVFKRDWEDCVAIGFCALFSNTVLLGLPIAERAYGPDALTGNFAIIAFHSPFGYGVGITVMEIVRNRGQSPLALARSVGRAMFRNALVLGVLGGFAMNLSGFAIPSVVDDALSLIVRAALPAALFALGGVLIQYKPEGDMKAIAMVCTLTLLVHPAITWVIGTSLALDQDLFRAAVLTAAMAPGFNAYIFANMYGRARRVAASAVLISTAASVFSVWFWLSVLG; this is translated from the coding sequence GTGCAAACCCTTCTCGAAGTTATTCTGCCGGTCTTTCTTGTCATCGGATTTGGCTATGTCGCCGTATGGCGGGAATGGTTTCCGATCTCTGGCATCGACGGGGTGATGCGGTTCACGCAGAATTTCGCGATCCCCTGCCTGCTGTTTCAGGCCATCGCCAAGATTGACCTGCAAGCATCCTTCAATCCGGCTTTGCTTGTCAGCTTTTACACTGGTGCGACCTTGTGCTTTATAATCGGGATCTTTGGTGCACGGTTCGTGTTCAAACGGGACTGGGAAGACTGCGTCGCTATCGGGTTCTGTGCGCTCTTTTCCAATACTGTTCTTTTGGGCCTGCCCATCGCGGAACGTGCCTATGGTCCGGATGCGCTGACGGGCAACTTTGCGATTATCGCCTTTCATTCCCCTTTCGGCTACGGCGTGGGCATTACGGTCATGGAGATCGTGCGCAATCGCGGACAATCACCGCTGGCGCTGGCGCGTTCAGTCGGGCGGGCAATGTTCCGCAACGCACTCGTGCTTGGTGTCTTGGGTGGCTTTGCGATGAACCTGTCGGGGTTTGCGATCCCGTCTGTTGTGGATGACGCCCTGTCTTTGATCGTTCGCGCGGCCCTTCCCGCCGCACTCTTTGCGCTTGGCGGCGTGTTGATCCAGTACAAACCGGAAGGTGATATGAAGGCCATCGCAATGGTTTGTACGCTGACGTTGCTGGTGCATCCGGCGATCACCTGGGTGATCGGGACCTCGCTTGCCCTTGATCAGGATTTGTTCCGTGCGGCCGTGCTGACAGCGGCGATGGCACCCGGTTTTAACGCGTATATCTTCGCCAATATGTACGGTCGCGCCCGCCGCGTTGCGGCCTCCGCTGTGCTGATCTCCACCGCTGCGTCAGTATTTTCGGTCTGGTTCTGGTTGTCGGTGCTGGGTTAA
- a CDS encoding MBL fold metallo-hydrolase, with product MDEMRLTILGCGSSGGVPRLGGHWGACDPDEPKNTRRRCSILVERVREAGTTSVLIDTSPDMRSQLLDAGVGRLDGVLYTHAHADHVHGLDDLRMIVINMRARLPVWADAPTKAALLDRFGYAFVRPEGSMYPPILDLNEIDGEVAVKGPGGTLRFTPFLVNHGGMDALGFRVNDVAYLPDVAAIPEDVWPHLRGLRCWIVDALRREPHPTHSHLAQTLDWIADVAPEHAVLTNMHNDLDYATIAAETPDHIDPAFDGMVLKFPLS from the coding sequence ATGGATGAGATGCGCCTAACAATATTGGGTTGCGGTTCTTCCGGCGGGGTTCCGCGGCTTGGAGGCCATTGGGGAGCCTGCGATCCGGACGAGCCAAAGAACACACGCCGCCGCTGCTCCATTCTGGTGGAACGGGTGCGGGAGGCGGGGACGACAAGTGTCCTGATTGATACCTCCCCAGATATGCGCAGCCAGCTTCTGGATGCCGGTGTCGGGCGGCTTGACGGTGTCCTTTATACCCACGCCCACGCGGATCATGTTCACGGGTTGGACGATCTGCGCATGATCGTGATCAACATGCGCGCCCGCCTTCCGGTCTGGGCCGATGCACCGACCAAGGCTGCCCTGCTGGACCGGTTCGGATATGCTTTTGTGCGGCCAGAGGGGTCGATGTATCCCCCCATTCTGGATCTCAACGAGATTGACGGCGAAGTGGCAGTAAAAGGTCCGGGTGGCACATTGCGCTTTACGCCGTTTTTGGTGAACCACGGCGGCATGGATGCCTTGGGTTTCCGCGTCAATGATGTGGCATACCTTCCGGATGTTGCAGCGATACCGGAAGACGTCTGGCCGCATCTGCGTGGATTGCGCTGCTGGATCGTCGACGCGCTGCGCCGCGAGCCACATCCCACCCACAGCCACCTAGCCCAAACTCTGGACTGGATCGCAGATGTGGCACCGGAACACGCTGTGCTGACCAACATGCACAATGATCTGGACTATGCCACCATCGCCGCGGAGACTCCCGACCACATCGACCCCGCCTTCGACGGAATGGTGCTGAAATTTCCGCTTTCGTGA
- a CDS encoding TatD family hydrolase, giving the protein MTDIPQITDSHCHLDFPDFEGELPEIVTRATDVGVTRMVTICTKLRQADAVRAISEAHAPVFWAAGTHPMSAASEPLVSADDLIALAAHPKMVGIGETGLDYHYTADSADVQKTSLRIHIDAARQTGLPLIIHARDADEDMAQILAEEHRNGAYSCVMHCFSSSPELGRAALDLGFYLSMSGITAFPKSADLRDIFAAAPLDRILVETDAPYLAPPPKRGKRNEPAYTAHTARRAAETFGLDYAEFAAATQANFDRLFSKAAAYKEAA; this is encoded by the coding sequence ATGACCGACATTCCCCAGATCACAGACAGCCACTGTCATCTCGACTTTCCCGACTTTGAAGGTGAACTGCCGGAAATTGTTACCCGCGCCACTGATGTCGGGGTCACGCGTATGGTGACGATCTGCACCAAACTGCGTCAGGCGGATGCAGTGCGGGCAATTTCAGAGGCCCATGCGCCGGTCTTCTGGGCGGCCGGCACGCACCCGATGTCTGCCGCGTCAGAGCCGTTGGTGAGCGCCGACGATTTGATAGCACTTGCCGCACACCCCAAAATGGTCGGGATTGGTGAGACAGGTCTTGATTACCACTACACCGCCGACAGCGCCGATGTTCAGAAAACGTCGCTACGAATTCATATTGATGCGGCGCGCCAGACCGGCTTGCCGCTTATTATCCACGCCCGTGATGCGGACGAAGACATGGCACAAATCCTTGCGGAAGAGCACCGTAACGGAGCTTATAGCTGCGTCATGCACTGCTTTTCCTCCTCACCAGAGTTGGGGCGGGCCGCGCTTGATCTGGGCTTCTACCTTAGTATGTCGGGCATCACGGCTTTCCCGAAATCGGCTGACCTGAGAGATATTTTTGCCGCCGCGCCCCTGGACCGCATTCTGGTCGAAACAGACGCGCCCTATCTCGCGCCGCCGCCCAAGCGCGGCAAGCGCAACGAGCCGGCCTACACCGCTCATACTGCACGCCGCGCGGCTGAGACATTCGGGCTCGACTACGCAGAATTTGCCGCCGCCACGCAGGCCAACTTTGATCGGCTGTTCAGCAAAGCGGCCGCCTATAAAGAGGCCGCATGA
- a CDS encoding DNA polymerase III subunit delta', with the protein MSDETPQPDRVEGALHPRDTVRLIGQDAAEAAFLEAFNSGKLHHAWMLTGPRGVGKATLAWRIARFLLATPADDGGMFAAPTPSTLDIDAYHPVARRIAAGGEGALKSVTRSINPDTKRMRKQIVVDDIRALNGFFQMSAADGGRRVVIIDDADEMNVNAANALLKMLEEPPERSILLLLSHQPSSLLPTIRSRCRTLRLGTLDPAQMAEALEASGVETSGDAAALAELSGGSVGGALRLSLMGGQAIYAELVALMGTLPRMDRARAIKLAEAAAQRGAEEKLSLLFTLIDLLLARLARTGATGAPPPIEAAPHEAEMLGRLSPTMAQGRIWAEVAQTISARAQHGLAVNLDPAALVLDTLQRMGECAPR; encoded by the coding sequence ATGAGTGATGAAACACCACAACCGGACCGCGTCGAAGGTGCCCTGCACCCGCGCGACACCGTTCGCCTGATCGGTCAGGACGCGGCAGAAGCCGCGTTTCTGGAAGCTTTTAACAGCGGCAAACTGCATCATGCGTGGATGTTGACCGGTCCGCGCGGCGTCGGAAAAGCAACGCTGGCATGGCGCATTGCCCGTTTCCTGCTTGCGACACCAGCCGATGATGGCGGCATGTTTGCGGCCCCTACTCCGTCAACTCTAGACATTGACGCCTACCATCCGGTCGCCCGACGTATTGCGGCGGGTGGTGAAGGTGCGCTGAAGTCCGTCACGCGCAGCATCAATCCCGACACCAAGCGGATGCGCAAGCAAATCGTGGTGGACGACATCCGAGCGCTGAACGGTTTTTTCCAGATGTCGGCCGCTGATGGCGGACGGCGCGTGGTCATCATCGACGACGCCGACGAGATGAACGTGAATGCGGCCAACGCGTTGCTCAAGATGCTCGAAGAGCCGCCGGAGCGATCAATACTTCTGTTGCTCAGTCACCAACCATCGAGTCTGTTGCCCACCATCCGCTCGCGCTGTCGCACCCTCCGGCTGGGCACGCTTGATCCCGCACAAATGGCAGAGGCGCTTGAGGCAAGCGGCGTTGAGACCAGCGGCGATGCTGCCGCTCTGGCAGAGCTTTCTGGCGGTTCCGTTGGTGGTGCCCTGCGCTTGTCGCTGATGGGTGGGCAGGCGATCTATGCCGAACTTGTCGCCCTCATGGGGACCCTGCCCCGCATGGACCGTGCGCGTGCGATTAAACTGGCGGAAGCCGCCGCTCAGCGCGGTGCCGAAGAAAAGCTGTCGCTGCTGTTCACGCTGATTGACTTGTTACTGGCCCGTCTGGCCCGCACAGGGGCCACGGGCGCTCCTCCCCCAATAGAGGCTGCCCCACACGAGGCCGAGATGCTTGGCCGCCTGTCGCCCACGATGGCGCAGGGCCGCATCTGGGCAGAAGTGGCCCAAACGATTTCCGCACGTGCACAGCACGGACTGGCGGTGAACCTTGACCCTGCCGCACTGGTCCTAGATACCCTGCAACGAATGGGTGAATGTGCACCCCGATAG
- the tmk gene encoding dTMP kinase, giving the protein MSGTGLFISFEGIDGSGKSTQARLLADHLIAKGRDVVLTREPGGSPGAEEIRALVLQGSPDRWSAETEILLFTAARRDHLERTIQPALDAGKVVICDRFADSTRMYQGLSRGDLRGTVDNLHRLMIGVEPDLTLLIDMPPDQGLSRALSRQGVEERFEEFGEDLQKAMRAGFLDLATEFPERFIKINGAQEIDAVAADVARAVDARLVA; this is encoded by the coding sequence GTGAGCGGCACCGGTCTGTTTATCAGTTTTGAAGGCATCGACGGATCGGGCAAATCGACCCAGGCCCGTTTGCTGGCGGATCACCTTATTGCCAAGGGGCGTGATGTTGTTCTAACACGGGAGCCTGGCGGTTCTCCGGGGGCTGAGGAAATCCGCGCGCTCGTGCTGCAAGGCTCACCCGACCGCTGGTCCGCCGAGACAGAGATCCTCTTGTTTACGGCAGCACGGCGCGATCACCTGGAACGTACCATTCAGCCTGCTCTTGATGCGGGCAAGGTTGTGATCTGTGACCGCTTTGCAGATTCCACGCGGATGTATCAGGGGCTGTCGCGCGGCGATCTGCGTGGCACAGTCGATAACCTTCACCGCCTCATGATCGGAGTGGAGCCGGACCTCACGCTTCTGATCGACATGCCCCCTGACCAAGGGTTGTCACGTGCGCTTTCGCGCCAAGGTGTAGAGGAACGGTTCGAAGAATTCGGCGAAGACCTGCAAAAAGCCATGCGCGCCGGTTTTCTTGATCTTGCCACCGAATTTCCGGAGCGTTTCATCAAGATCAACGGAGCCCAGGAGATCGACGCCGTTGCCGCAGACGTGGCCCGCGCCGTTGATGCACGATTGGTCGCCTGA
- a CDS encoding D-alanyl-D-alanine carboxypeptidase family protein produces MIRLLAASLALILTTLSAAAFETKATAAYVIDQTTGTVLLAKNADDPLPPASMSKLMTLYMAFEAVTSGRLKIDEALPVSSAASAYGGSTMFLREGERVTVEDLLRGIIVLSGNDACVVIAEALSGTENRFARDMTMRAQQMGMTNSTFMNSNGWPKPGHRMSMRDLGLLANRLISDFPQFYPMFSEQEFMFDENESSNRFNRNPLLSLNIGADGLKTGHTQEAGYGLVGSAKQGDRRVIFVISGLESAAARARESEAIVNWAFRQFAVRSIGDEGTQIAQVPVALGTVDSIGVELMEPLSILVPIGPSTQINAEVIYRGPQQAPIAKMPESPRNTPFAELLITREDLPDVRVPLRPSTDVPPGGFMVKVTAAAKHLLARLNAGPQDAS; encoded by the coding sequence ATGATCCGCCTTCTTGCTGCCAGTCTGGCGCTGATCCTTACCACCCTGTCCGCCGCTGCGTTCGAGACAAAGGCGACTGCCGCCTATGTGATCGACCAGACGACAGGCACCGTACTGCTTGCAAAAAACGCCGACGATCCGTTGCCGCCTGCCTCGATGTCGAAACTGATGACGCTTTACATGGCGTTTGAAGCGGTCACGAGCGGCAGGCTCAAGATCGACGAAGCGTTGCCGGTTTCTTCTGCGGCCTCTGCCTACGGCGGTTCAACGATGTTCCTGCGCGAAGGCGAACGTGTAACGGTCGAAGACCTGCTGCGGGGCATCATCGTGCTGTCCGGCAACGACGCCTGCGTGGTTATCGCCGAGGCTCTTTCGGGAACCGAGAACCGCTTTGCGCGTGACATGACCATGCGCGCACAGCAGATGGGTATGACTAACTCTACCTTCATGAATTCCAATGGCTGGCCGAAACCCGGCCACCGGATGTCGATGCGCGATCTCGGGCTTCTTGCGAACCGCCTGATTTCAGACTTCCCGCAGTTCTACCCGATGTTTTCGGAACAGGAATTCATGTTCGATGAAAACGAAAGCTCCAACCGGTTCAACCGCAACCCGCTGTTATCTTTGAACATTGGCGCAGATGGCCTCAAGACGGGCCACACGCAAGAAGCAGGTTACGGCCTTGTCGGTAGTGCCAAACAGGGCGACCGCCGTGTGATCTTTGTGATTTCGGGACTGGAATCAGCTGCTGCACGCGCCCGGGAATCCGAAGCAATTGTGAACTGGGCGTTCCGGCAGTTTGCCGTGCGCAGCATCGGCGATGAAGGCACACAGATTGCGCAGGTCCCTGTCGCGCTTGGGACGGTTGATAGCATCGGCGTCGAATTGATGGAGCCGTTGTCGATCCTTGTGCCGATCGGCCCCTCGACACAGATTAACGCCGAGGTCATCTATCGCGGCCCCCAGCAAGCCCCTATCGCTAAAATGCCGGAAAGTCCGCGCAATACACCGTTTGCGGAACTCCTTATCACCCGTGAGGATTTGCCGGACGTGCGCGTGCCACTGCGTCCCTCAACAGATGTGCCGCCCGGTGGATTTATGGTGAAAGTGACAGCAGCAGCGAAACACCTGCTTGCGCGATTGAACGCCGGACCGCAGGACGCTTCGTGA
- a CDS encoding SPOR domain-containing protein: MSSLTHNRRPARKAVRIYGAAMLAAIVLAGCDENGKFSLPLPQGNANASTAGTTKSTKLVERDVEAPEVFSVTDQGLWDGRPSLGGVWVAHPDVSDPERVIIRNEANGKFVIGALFRKERDLPGPKLQMSSDAAAALSVLAGAPAPLNVTALRREETAEPAEVEVSEAETVAAAPAVTETSLDPIAAAGAAIETAPANATAAAAASAPKPAAPRPTSSLAKPFVQLGIFSVEANANRVAKQMRGAGMIPSVKQSQINGKPFWRVVVGPASSKSELNNLLKAIKAEGFSDAYAVSN, encoded by the coding sequence ATGAGCAGTCTCACGCATAACAGGCGGCCCGCGCGCAAAGCGGTCAGAATTTACGGCGCGGCGATGCTTGCAGCAATCGTTCTTGCGGGATGTGACGAGAACGGAAAATTCAGCCTGCCGCTGCCGCAGGGTAATGCGAACGCGAGCACCGCAGGCACCACGAAATCCACAAAACTGGTCGAGCGCGACGTCGAAGCGCCGGAAGTTTTCTCTGTGACTGATCAAGGGCTCTGGGACGGTCGGCCGTCACTGGGCGGCGTCTGGGTCGCGCACCCTGACGTGAGCGATCCCGAGCGTGTTATCATCCGCAACGAAGCGAACGGTAAGTTTGTGATCGGAGCACTTTTCCGCAAGGAACGTGATCTGCCGGGACCAAAGCTGCAGATGTCGTCAGATGCTGCGGCCGCCCTGTCGGTGCTTGCCGGCGCCCCTGCCCCGCTGAATGTCACCGCGCTACGGCGTGAGGAAACGGCAGAGCCTGCCGAGGTCGAAGTGTCAGAAGCCGAGACCGTCGCGGCAGCACCTGCTGTGACAGAAACATCGCTTGATCCCATCGCCGCGGCCGGTGCAGCGATCGAGACAGCCCCCGCCAATGCGACGGCCGCAGCTGCTGCATCTGCACCCAAACCTGCGGCACCCCGTCCGACATCTTCGCTCGCGAAACCGTTTGTCCAGCTGGGCATCTTCAGTGTCGAGGCCAATGCCAACCGCGTGGCAAAGCAGATGCGTGGTGCCGGTATGATACCTTCCGTGAAACAGTCGCAGATTAACGGCAAGCCGTTCTGGCGCGTGGTTGTAGGACCGGCAAGCAGTAAATCCGAGCTGAACAATCTTCTTAAAGCCATTAAGGCCGAAGGCTTCTCTGATGCCTATGCGGTCTCCAATTAA